One Oncorhynchus clarkii lewisi isolate Uvic-CL-2024 chromosome 28, UVic_Ocla_1.0, whole genome shotgun sequence genomic region harbors:
- the LOC139386558 gene encoding serine/threonine-protein kinase N2-like isoform X1, with the protein MHGRSSVADVMETRLMEIDDVMGDARGQLVSERLGLGHNLDLSDTMVQQKLDEIKEQIRREIRKELKIKEGAENLRKVTTDKKSLAYVDNMLKKSNKKVEELHQELQELNAHIVVKDPDELLDCPLTPDTPASEIRMCTSSSRLAALKKQNDIELKVKQGAENMIQMYSNGSSKDRKLLATAQQMLQDSKTKIEFIRMQILKGSQASELSFDNNDVMAKPIISPLDLRVEELCHHARIESAVAEGAKNVMKLLGSGKVTEKRAHSEAQARFNESSQKLDLLKYSLEERLSELPKNHPRSSSIVEELSLMASPTLSPRSSIISTQNQYSTVAKPAALTGTLDVRLMGCQDLLENVPGRSKAGSVPLPGWSPSETRSSFMSRGNRNRGASARNLSKSEDLSYEISAVLKLDNTVVGQTSWRPVSNQSWDQKFTLELDRSRELEISVYWRDWRSLCAVKFLRLEDFLDNQRHGMCLYLEPQGTLFAEVTFFNPVIERRPKLQRQKKIFSKQQGKTFLRAPQMNINIATWGRLVRRAIPTVSTNSYSPQVPEIGPSSLPDSPTPTSDISDPLVTKLDFDKEPTSGPKHYPLPAGTREPLAQDNKLPDKEEVQDALASFDFLNKRNSIAVKSLDLDRRDNVVEPEIQPPDLELTAIQNDTEIREEEQFQFSLKDFKCVAVLGRGHFGKVLLAEYKSTGEMFAIKALKKGDIVARDEVDSLMCEKRIFETVNSVRHPFLVNLFACFQTQEHVCFVMEYAAGGDLMMHIHADVFSEPRAIFYAACVVLGLQFLHEHEIVYRDLKLDNLLLDTEGYVKIADFGLCKEGMGFRDRTSTFCGTPEFLAPEVLTETSYTRAVDWWGLGVLIFEMLVGESPFPGDDEEEVFDSIVNDEVRYPRFLSTEAISVMRRLLRRSPERRLGAGERDAEEVKKHLFFRNMDWNGLLAKKVKPPFVPTIQDSNDVSNFDDEFTSEAPILTPPREPRALSGDEQDMFSDFDYIADWC; encoded by the exons ATGCATGGACGGTCTTCTGTTGCAGATGTAATGGAGACAAGGTTGATGGAAATTGATGATGTGATG GGTGATGCCAGAGGCCAGCTGGTGTCGGAGCGGCTGGGCCTGGGCCACAATCTGGACCTGTCGGACACCATGGTGCAGCAGAAGCTGGACGAGATCAAGGAGCAGATCCGCCGCGAGATTCGCAAGGAGCTGAAAATCAAGGAGGGCGCGGAGAACTTGCGCAAGGTCACCACAGACAAGAAAAGCCTGGCCTACGTGGACAACATGCTGAAGAAGTCCAACAAGAAGGTGGAGGAGCTCCACCAGGAGCTCCAGGAGCTCAATGCCCACATCGTGGTCAAGGACCCCGATGAACTGCTAG ATTGCCCTTTGACCCCGGACACCCCGGCCAGCGAGATAAGGATGTGCACCAGCAGCAGCCGCCTGGCCGCCCTGAAGAAGCAGAACGACATTGAGCTAAAGGTCAAGCAGGGGGCGGAGAACATGATCCAGATGTACTCCAATGGCTCCTCTAAG GACCGGAAATTGTTAGCGACCGCTCAACAGATGCTCCAGGACAGCAAAACAAAGATCGAGTTCATCAGGATGCAGATCCTCAAAGGCAGCCAGGCCAGCGAGTTGAGCTTTGACAACAACGACGTCAtgg CCAAGCCCATCATCAGCCCGTTGGACCTACGGGTGGAGGAGCTGTGTCACCACGCCAGGATAGAGTCAGCCGTGGCCGAGGGTGCCAAGAATGTCATGAAGCTCCTGGGCTCTGGCAAGGTCACAGAGAAGAGGGCACACTCAGAG GCCCAGGCCCGCTTCAACGAGTCCAGTCAGAAGCTGGACCTGCTTAAGTACTCCCTGGAGGAGAGGCTGAGCGAGCTGCCCAAAAACCACCCTCGCAGCAGCAGCATAGTGGAGGAGCTTTCCCTCATGGCCTCGCCCACCCTCAGCCCGCGCTCCAGCATCATCTCCACCCAGAACCAGTACAGTACCGTGGCCAAACCCGCCGCGCTCACAG GCACATTAGACGTCAGGCTCATGGGCTGCCAGGACCTGCTTGAGAACGTTCCAGGTCGTTCAAAAGCCGGTTCCGTGCCACTGCCTGGCTGGAGCCCCAGCGAGACCCGCTCCTCCTTCATGAGCCGGGGGAACCGCAACCGAGGCGCCAGTGCACGGAACCTCTCAAAGAGTGAAGATCTCTCTT ATGAGATCAGTGCTGTGCTGAAGTTGGACAACACAGTGGTGGGACAGACCAGCTGGAGACCTGTCAGTAACCAGTCATgggatcagaagtttacactgGAGCTAGACAGG TCTCGTGAGCTGGAGATTTCGGTGTACTGGAGAGACTGGCGCTCGCTTTGTGCCGTCAAGTTCCTGCGACTTGAGGACTTCCTGGACAACCAGCGTCACGGCATGTGCCTCTACCTCGAGCCCCAGGGAACCCTGTTTGCAGAG GTCACATTTTTCAACCCTGTCATTGAGAGGCGACCCAAACTGCAGAGACAAAAAAAGATATTCTCAAAGCAGCAAG GGAAGACGTTCCTGCGTGCTCCTCAGATGAACATCAACATCGCCACCTGGGGCCGCCTGGTCAGAAGGGCCATACCTACAGTCAGCACTAACTCCTACAGCCCACAGGTGCCTGAGATCGGGCCCAGCAGTCTTCCGGATTCTCCAACACCCACCAG TGACATTAGTGACCCGTTGGTGACCAAGCTGGACTTTGACAAAGAGCCCACCTCGGGACCCAAGCACTACCCTTTACCCGCGGGCACCAGAGAACCACTGGCACAGGACAACAAACTGCCCGACAAGGAGGAAGTACAG GATGCACTGGCATCGTTTGACTTCCTGAACAAGAGGAACAGCATAGCGGTGAAGTCGTTGGACCTAGACAGACGAGACAATGTAGTAGAGCCGGAGATCCAGCCTCCAGACCTGGAGCTCACAGCCATACAGAATGACACAGAGATAAG GGAAGAAGAACAATTTCAGTTTAGTCTCAAAGACTTCAAATGTGTTGCAGTCCTTGGTCGTGGTCATTTCGGAAAG GTATTGTTAGCCGAGTATAAAAGCACGGGAGAGATGTTTGCCATCAAAGCCCTGAAGAAAGGAGACATTGTGGCTCGTGATGAGGTGGACAG TCTGATGTGTGAGAAACGTATCTTTGAAACGGTGAACAGCGTGCGCCATCCGTTCCTGGTCAACCTCTTCGCCTGCTTCCAGACGCAGGAGCATGTGTGCTTCGTCATGGAGTACGCTGCTGGGGGAGACCTGATGATGCACATCCACGCTGACGTCTTCTCCGAGCCCAGGGCCAT ATTTTATGCAGCTTGTGTCGTATTGGGATTACAGTTTTTACATGAACATGAGATTGTGTACAG AGATCTGAAGCTTGACAATCTGCTATTGGACACTGAGGGCTATGTAAAAATTGCTGACTTTGGCCTTTGCAAAGAGG GAATGGGGTTCAGGGACCGCACCAGTACGTTCTGTGGCACGCCAGAGTTCCTGGCCCCCGAGGTTCTGACGGAGACGTCGTACACGCGTGCTGTGGACTGGTGGGGTCTGGGGGTCCTCATCTTTGAGATGCTGGTTGGAGAG TCTCCATTCCCTGGAGATGATGAAGAGGAGGTGTTTGACAGCATCGTCAACGATGAAGTCCGCTACCCAAGGTTCCTCTCAACGGAGGCTATCTCCGTCATGAGAAGG CTTTTGAGGAGGAGTCCAGAAAGACGTCTGGGGGCAGGAGAGCGAGACGCAGAGGAAGTCAAAAAACATCTGTTCTTCAGA AATATGGATTGGAACGGACTACTGGCCAAGAAGGTTAAGCCTCCATTTGTCCCGACCATCCAGGACTCCAACGACGTCAGCAACTTCGATGACGAATTTACCTCAGAAGCGCCCATCCTGACCCCACCCAGAGAACCTAGGGCGCTCAGCGGGGACGAGCAGGACATGTTCTCTGACTTTGACTACATCGCAGACTGGTGTTAg
- the LOC139386558 gene encoding serine/threonine-protein kinase N2-like isoform X2: protein MAADSVQGDARGQLVSERLGLGHNLDLSDTMVQQKLDEIKEQIRREIRKELKIKEGAENLRKVTTDKKSLAYVDNMLKKSNKKVEELHQELQELNAHIVVKDPDELLDCPLTPDTPASEIRMCTSSSRLAALKKQNDIELKVKQGAENMIQMYSNGSSKDRKLLATAQQMLQDSKTKIEFIRMQILKGSQASELSFDNNDVMAKPIISPLDLRVEELCHHARIESAVAEGAKNVMKLLGSGKVTEKRAHSEAQARFNESSQKLDLLKYSLEERLSELPKNHPRSSSIVEELSLMASPTLSPRSSIISTQNQYSTVAKPAALTGTLDVRLMGCQDLLENVPGRSKAGSVPLPGWSPSETRSSFMSRGNRNRGASARNLSKSEDLSYEISAVLKLDNTVVGQTSWRPVSNQSWDQKFTLELDRSRELEISVYWRDWRSLCAVKFLRLEDFLDNQRHGMCLYLEPQGTLFAEVTFFNPVIERRPKLQRQKKIFSKQQGKTFLRAPQMNINIATWGRLVRRAIPTVSTNSYSPQVPEIGPSSLPDSPTPTSDISDPLVTKLDFDKEPTSGPKHYPLPAGTREPLAQDNKLPDKEEVQDALASFDFLNKRNSIAVKSLDLDRRDNVVEPEIQPPDLELTAIQNDTEIREEEQFQFSLKDFKCVAVLGRGHFGKVLLAEYKSTGEMFAIKALKKGDIVARDEVDSLMCEKRIFETVNSVRHPFLVNLFACFQTQEHVCFVMEYAAGGDLMMHIHADVFSEPRAIFYAACVVLGLQFLHEHEIVYRDLKLDNLLLDTEGYVKIADFGLCKEGMGFRDRTSTFCGTPEFLAPEVLTETSYTRAVDWWGLGVLIFEMLVGESPFPGDDEEEVFDSIVNDEVRYPRFLSTEAISVMRRLLRRSPERRLGAGERDAEEVKKHLFFRNMDWNGLLAKKVKPPFVPTIQDSNDVSNFDDEFTSEAPILTPPREPRALSGDEQDMFSDFDYIADWC from the exons GGTGATGCCAGAGGCCAGCTGGTGTCGGAGCGGCTGGGCCTGGGCCACAATCTGGACCTGTCGGACACCATGGTGCAGCAGAAGCTGGACGAGATCAAGGAGCAGATCCGCCGCGAGATTCGCAAGGAGCTGAAAATCAAGGAGGGCGCGGAGAACTTGCGCAAGGTCACCACAGACAAGAAAAGCCTGGCCTACGTGGACAACATGCTGAAGAAGTCCAACAAGAAGGTGGAGGAGCTCCACCAGGAGCTCCAGGAGCTCAATGCCCACATCGTGGTCAAGGACCCCGATGAACTGCTAG ATTGCCCTTTGACCCCGGACACCCCGGCCAGCGAGATAAGGATGTGCACCAGCAGCAGCCGCCTGGCCGCCCTGAAGAAGCAGAACGACATTGAGCTAAAGGTCAAGCAGGGGGCGGAGAACATGATCCAGATGTACTCCAATGGCTCCTCTAAG GACCGGAAATTGTTAGCGACCGCTCAACAGATGCTCCAGGACAGCAAAACAAAGATCGAGTTCATCAGGATGCAGATCCTCAAAGGCAGCCAGGCCAGCGAGTTGAGCTTTGACAACAACGACGTCAtgg CCAAGCCCATCATCAGCCCGTTGGACCTACGGGTGGAGGAGCTGTGTCACCACGCCAGGATAGAGTCAGCCGTGGCCGAGGGTGCCAAGAATGTCATGAAGCTCCTGGGCTCTGGCAAGGTCACAGAGAAGAGGGCACACTCAGAG GCCCAGGCCCGCTTCAACGAGTCCAGTCAGAAGCTGGACCTGCTTAAGTACTCCCTGGAGGAGAGGCTGAGCGAGCTGCCCAAAAACCACCCTCGCAGCAGCAGCATAGTGGAGGAGCTTTCCCTCATGGCCTCGCCCACCCTCAGCCCGCGCTCCAGCATCATCTCCACCCAGAACCAGTACAGTACCGTGGCCAAACCCGCCGCGCTCACAG GCACATTAGACGTCAGGCTCATGGGCTGCCAGGACCTGCTTGAGAACGTTCCAGGTCGTTCAAAAGCCGGTTCCGTGCCACTGCCTGGCTGGAGCCCCAGCGAGACCCGCTCCTCCTTCATGAGCCGGGGGAACCGCAACCGAGGCGCCAGTGCACGGAACCTCTCAAAGAGTGAAGATCTCTCTT ATGAGATCAGTGCTGTGCTGAAGTTGGACAACACAGTGGTGGGACAGACCAGCTGGAGACCTGTCAGTAACCAGTCATgggatcagaagtttacactgGAGCTAGACAGG TCTCGTGAGCTGGAGATTTCGGTGTACTGGAGAGACTGGCGCTCGCTTTGTGCCGTCAAGTTCCTGCGACTTGAGGACTTCCTGGACAACCAGCGTCACGGCATGTGCCTCTACCTCGAGCCCCAGGGAACCCTGTTTGCAGAG GTCACATTTTTCAACCCTGTCATTGAGAGGCGACCCAAACTGCAGAGACAAAAAAAGATATTCTCAAAGCAGCAAG GGAAGACGTTCCTGCGTGCTCCTCAGATGAACATCAACATCGCCACCTGGGGCCGCCTGGTCAGAAGGGCCATACCTACAGTCAGCACTAACTCCTACAGCCCACAGGTGCCTGAGATCGGGCCCAGCAGTCTTCCGGATTCTCCAACACCCACCAG TGACATTAGTGACCCGTTGGTGACCAAGCTGGACTTTGACAAAGAGCCCACCTCGGGACCCAAGCACTACCCTTTACCCGCGGGCACCAGAGAACCACTGGCACAGGACAACAAACTGCCCGACAAGGAGGAAGTACAG GATGCACTGGCATCGTTTGACTTCCTGAACAAGAGGAACAGCATAGCGGTGAAGTCGTTGGACCTAGACAGACGAGACAATGTAGTAGAGCCGGAGATCCAGCCTCCAGACCTGGAGCTCACAGCCATACAGAATGACACAGAGATAAG GGAAGAAGAACAATTTCAGTTTAGTCTCAAAGACTTCAAATGTGTTGCAGTCCTTGGTCGTGGTCATTTCGGAAAG GTATTGTTAGCCGAGTATAAAAGCACGGGAGAGATGTTTGCCATCAAAGCCCTGAAGAAAGGAGACATTGTGGCTCGTGATGAGGTGGACAG TCTGATGTGTGAGAAACGTATCTTTGAAACGGTGAACAGCGTGCGCCATCCGTTCCTGGTCAACCTCTTCGCCTGCTTCCAGACGCAGGAGCATGTGTGCTTCGTCATGGAGTACGCTGCTGGGGGAGACCTGATGATGCACATCCACGCTGACGTCTTCTCCGAGCCCAGGGCCAT ATTTTATGCAGCTTGTGTCGTATTGGGATTACAGTTTTTACATGAACATGAGATTGTGTACAG AGATCTGAAGCTTGACAATCTGCTATTGGACACTGAGGGCTATGTAAAAATTGCTGACTTTGGCCTTTGCAAAGAGG GAATGGGGTTCAGGGACCGCACCAGTACGTTCTGTGGCACGCCAGAGTTCCTGGCCCCCGAGGTTCTGACGGAGACGTCGTACACGCGTGCTGTGGACTGGTGGGGTCTGGGGGTCCTCATCTTTGAGATGCTGGTTGGAGAG TCTCCATTCCCTGGAGATGATGAAGAGGAGGTGTTTGACAGCATCGTCAACGATGAAGTCCGCTACCCAAGGTTCCTCTCAACGGAGGCTATCTCCGTCATGAGAAGG CTTTTGAGGAGGAGTCCAGAAAGACGTCTGGGGGCAGGAGAGCGAGACGCAGAGGAAGTCAAAAAACATCTGTTCTTCAGA AATATGGATTGGAACGGACTACTGGCCAAGAAGGTTAAGCCTCCATTTGTCCCGACCATCCAGGACTCCAACGACGTCAGCAACTTCGATGACGAATTTACCTCAGAAGCGCCCATCCTGACCCCACCCAGAGAACCTAGGGCGCTCAGCGGGGACGAGCAGGACATGTTCTCTGACTTTGACTACATCGCAGACTGGTGTTAg